Proteins encoded within one genomic window of Brassica rapa cultivar Chiifu-401-42 chromosome A09, CAAS_Brap_v3.01, whole genome shotgun sequence:
- the LOC103841479 gene encoding UDP-glycosyltransferase 76F1, whose protein sequence is MEERKGRRIIMFPVPFPGHFNPMIQLAGIFHHRGFSVTILHTSHNFPDPSRHPHFTFRAISHKKEGEGEDPLSRSETSGLDLISFIRVLKQKYAEPFRETLAAEVGGGETVCCLVSDAIWGRNTEDAVKEVGLRRVVLRTGGAASFRAFAAFPLLRDKGYFSALDSRLDDPVIELSPLKVKDLPVIETNDPDELYRIITDMVEGVKSSSGVIWNTFQDLERDQIMDLSSNFHVPFFPIGPFHKHNNDLPPKTKNKEDNGITNWLDKQEPKSVVYASFGSLADIEEKDFLEIAWGLRNSKQSFLWVVRPGLVRGTEGLESLPCGFMDNIGHKGKIVKWANQLEVLAHPAVGVFWTHCGWNSTVESICEGVPMICTPCFTDQRVNARYITDVWRVGKVLERNIMDKGEIEQVVRSAIIDGGDGMRDRCLGFKEMAEKCLGKNGSSSNYLDKLVRHVLSFDS, encoded by the exons atggaagaaagaaaaggaagGAGAATAATCATGTTTCCTGTACCGTTTCCGGGACACTTCAACCCAATGATCCAACTGGCTGGAATATTCCACCACCGTGGCTTCTCCGTCACGATCCTCCACACTTCCCACAACTTCCCCGATCCTTCGAGACACCCACACTTCACATTTCGAGCCATCTCTCACAAGAAAGAGGGAGAAGGAGAAGACCCTCTCTCTCGGTCGGAAACTTCGGGTCTGGACCTCATTTCATTCATACGTGTACTGAAACAGAAGTACGCTGAACCGTTTCGTGAGACTCTTGCGGCGGAAGTAGGTGGAGGAGAGACAGTGTGTTGTTTGGTCTCCGACGCTATATGGGGGAGGAACACAGAGGATGCGGTCAAAGAGGTTGGACTACGTCGAGTGGTGTTGAGGACAGGTGGTGCTGCGTCGTTTCGTGCTTTTGCCGCCTTCCCTCTCCTTAGAGATAAGGGCTACTTCTCTGCACTag ATTCTAGACTAGATGATCCAGTGATAGAGCTTTCACCATTGAAAGTGAAGGATCTTCCTGTAATAGAAACGAACGATCCAGACGAACTATACCGAATAATAACCGACATGGTGGAAGGAGTCAAGTCTTCATCAGGAGTCATATGGAACACATTCCAAGATCTTGAAAGAGACCAAATCATGGATTTGAGCAGCAACTTCCATGTTCCCTTCTTCCCAATCGGACCATTTCACAAACATAACAATGATCTTCCACctaaaacaaagaacaaagaagatAATGGAATAACAAATTGGCTCGACAAGCAAGAACCAAAGTCAGTGGTCTATGCGAGTTTTGGAAGCCTTGCAGATATAGAAGAGAAAGACTTTCTCGAGATTGCTTGGGGTCTAAGAAACAGCAAACAGTCGTTCTTGTGGGTGGTTAGGCCAGGGTTGGTCCGAGGGACCGAGGGGCTCGAGTCATTACCTTGTGGGTTTATGGACAACATTGGACACAAAGGAAAAATTGTGAAGTGGGCTAATCAGTTAGAGGTATTGGCTCATCCAGCAGTTGGCGTGTTTTGGACGCATTGTGGATGGAACTCAACGGTAGAGAGCATATGTGAAGGTGTTCCAATGATATGCACGCCGTGTTTCACTGACCAGCGTGTGAACGCGAGGTACATTACTGATGTTTGGCGAGTGGGGAAGGTGTTAGAGAGAAATATAATGGATAAGGGAGAGATTGAGCAGGTAGTACGAAGTGCAATAATAGATGGCGGAGATGGGATGAGAGATAGGTGCTTGGGCTTTAAAGAGATGGCTGAAAAATGCTTAGGGAAAAATGGGTCTTCGTCCAACTATTTGGACAAACTTGTGAGGCATGTCTTGTCTTTTGATTCATAA
- the LOC103841482 gene encoding uncharacterized protein LOC103841482 — MSFNLSLHFEPSLLPFVYFKIYYKSGNMRTLCPNFDREDGLETVLEVPMPEELFCSENNKTGAWRSVKSSLLRSPPDNNSSLATLFGGRDAQIQMLLGIVGAPLIPLPVSSDHDVLDHPISKLIKNQSIEAAMAKYIVKQYTAAAGGETALAGVESMYAMGKVKMGVTEFCAAKTLIGKRKKKMLKIRNVNGNGGEVGGFVLWKKGSSQWSLELVVSGCKVSAGCDGNVAWKQSPWLEHSQASNEPSGPLRRFLQGLDPKTTANMFAGSVCVGEKAVNEEECFVLKLETQPSGLKSRSKRGMETVKHTVWGCFSQRTGLLVQLEDTYLVRIKTGPEEEDVVLWETTSETMIQDYKSVDGIQIAHKGRTRVSLLRLDESLESHSKTTMEESWEIEEVGFNVKGLSSDFFLPPGDLCAKENEESEFSFGDYTSPMMIPLKVSTDSWNLKSSKVTAIEDFGESE, encoded by the exons ATGTCATTCAATCTCTCATTACATTTTGAGCCTTCTCTTTTGCCCTTcgtttattttaagatttattacAAGAGTGGAAACATGAGAACGCTTTGTCCTAACTTCGACAGAGAAGATGGTCTAGAGACAGTGTTGGAAGTTCCCATGCCTGAGGAGTTGTTTTGTTCTGAGAACAACAAGACCGGCGCTTGGCGAAGTGTCAAGTCTAGCTTGCTCCGGTCACCGCCGGATAACAATAGCAGCCTCGCCACTCTGTTCGGTGGCCGTGACGCTCAGATTCAGATGCTTCTTGGAATCGTTGGAGCTCCGTTGATCCCTCTTCCTGTCTCCTCTGATCACGACGTTCTTGATCATCCCATCTCCAAACTCATCAAGAACCAATCTAtt GAAGCAGCCATGGCTAAGTACATAGTGAAGCAATACACCGCAGCAGCTGGAGGAGAGACGGCATTGGCTGGAGTAGAGAGCATGTACGCGATGGGGAAGGTTAAAATGGGAGTCACAGAGTTTTGTGCAGCGAAAACCCTAATtggaaagaggaagaagaagatgttaaAGATCAGAAACGTCAACGGAAACGGAGGAGAGGTGGGTGGTTTCGTGTTATGGAAGAAAGGCTCGAGTCAATGGAGTCTAGAGCTTGTGGTTTCCGGTTGTAAAGTCAGTGCTGGTTGTGATGGTAACGTGGCGTGGAAGCAAAGTCCTTGGCTAGAACATTCTCAAGCTTCTAATGAACCTTCTGGTCCACTTAGAAGGTTCCTCCAAGGGCTTGATCCAAAAACCACAGCGAATATGTTTGCTGGATCGGTTTGCGTGGGGGAGAAAGCGGTTAACGAGGAAGAATGCTTCGTGCTTAAGCTTGAAACGCAGCCTTCAGGGCTTAAATCAAGAAGCAAGAGAGGCATGGAGACGGTGAAGCATACAGTGTGGGGTTGTTTTAGTCAAAGAACAGGACTCTTGGTTCAACTAGAAGACACTTATCTCGTAAGGATCAAGACTGGTCCTGAGGAAGAAGATGTAGTCTTGTGGGAAACCACCTCTGAGACAATGATCCAAGATTACAAGAGCGTTGATGGGATTCAGATTGCTCATAAAGGAAGAACACGCGTATCGTTACTGAGGCTTGATGAGAGCTTAGAGAGTCACTCAAAGACTACAATGGAAGAGAGCTGGGAGATTGAAGAAGTGGGGTTTAATGTGAAGGGTTTGTCTTCTGATTTCTTCTTACCTCCAGGTGACTTGTGCGCCAAGGAAAATGAAGAAAGTGAGTTTAGTTTTGGAGAC